DNA sequence from the Methanococcus maripaludis genome:
TTATTTCTACAAAGATACTGAAAATATTGGGGAAATTCCAAGCGATGCGGCACAGATTATTATATCAAACTGTACAAACGGGCAGATTAAAAACCTAACTCTCGATGAAAACGCCGTTGTAATTTATATTGGCGATTCAAGCGAAATTACAGTTGAAAACTGTACAATTAAACCAAATATTTACGAAGAATATGCTCTTTATTTAATAAACTCTGAAAGCTGTAGTATCACAAACAATACTTTTGGTATTTCTGAAAATACTGATTTTGGTGTTATTAGATCACATTATTCAAACAACATAACAATATCAGGAAATACGTTAAATGAAATGGCCGTAGGTTTCAGATTATACGGCATTACAAACTCAAGCATATTTGAAAATACTTTTGAAAACATAGCTGGCCCGACAATTGTAGAGGAAGGAAGTGTTTCAGAAGTTTATGTTTACTTAAATAACTTTATAAATTGCCCCATAGTGCTTGTTACAAATATTACATTTAACAGCCCAACTAATGTTTCATACGCATACAATGGAACAGTATACAGCGGAATTGCTGGAAACTACTGGTCTGACTACAACGAAACTAATGCAACCATTAATGATGGAATCTGGAGCATTCCTCATACAATAATGGAATTGGTAAACGATTCATACCCGCTTGTAGAACCAGCCAATCCTGAAACCAAAGAAGAAACTCCAAATGATGGATTAATCCACTTAACACAGGATGATTTCACAGACAACGAAACAGGATACATTGCAAGTGAATCTGGAACTTATGTTTTAGATGAAAATATAACTTGCGCTATGGGAATTGGAATAAATGCAAGCAACATTACAATTGACGGTAATGGCTTTTATTTAACAGGAAATGTTTCAGAACGCAGTGAATACTGGGAAGATACTGGAATATACGCTTTAAGCGGTAATTTTGAAAACATCACCGTTAAAAACGTGGTAATAACCGAATGGTACTATGGTATTGCAGTACCCTTGCACTGGGAAGATTATGAAATAACAAACTTTTCTGTTATAAACTGTACATTTTTAAATAATGATTGGATGGGAATTGGCGAAATGTACGTATTTGGTGGAGAAATTACCAACAGTACTTTTAAAAATAGTTACTATGGAGTTATGCTGCCATACACGGAAAATATTATAATTACAGGAAATGAATTCAGTGGAAATGAATATGGATTATATGCGGGAGGAGTAAACAACTGGATTTATTTAAATAAATTTGAAAATAATAGTCAAAATATTGACTTTAGATCATTATCTGGAAATTACTTCCATTCCCCAGTTGTAAAATATGAATACAACGGAAAAGTCTACGAAGGAAGAGTTGGAAACTACTACGGTGAAGAACTTGGAACTTCAAATGCTGGAATATATGATAAACCTTACGGAATCGAAGCAATGATTAGGAAGTAACTGGAGGTGGTAAAAAATGAAAAGACTTTTGATTTTAGCAATAATTGCATTAAGCATGTTAGTTTCAGTGAGTGCGGAAATGGATTATAATAATTCAGATTATTATGGGGTCATAAATGAACCTGGAACATATGTCCTTTCAGAAGATATAATATCACCTAAATGGGGCGGTATTT
Encoded proteins:
- a CDS encoding NosD domain-containing protein → MVTILLSCIGFVSAVEPDPIDYNHMNNSNYDTVRNITSPGMYYLTENISSTNGIIISSDNVTLDGQGYFLNITGDYGVNSTYHNNITVKNVKITTTSYSGIYFKNVNFPTVENNTINTTYLCSLWGSGYNFTVVNNSMSSGFGGNYGLEQLTTYTVVGNTLNGKPIYFYKDTENIGEIPSDAAQIIISNCTNGQIKNLTLDENAVVIYIGDSSEITVENCTIKPNIYEEYALYLINSESCSITNNTFGISENTDFGVIRSHYSNNITISGNTLNEMAVGFRLYGITNSSIFENTFENIAGPTIVEEGSVSEVYVYLNNFINCPIVLVTNITFNSPTNVSYAYNGTVYSGIAGNYWSDYNETNATINDGIWSIPHTIMELVNDSYPLVEPANPETKEETPNDGLIHLTQDDFTDNETGYIASESGTYVLDENITCAMGIGINASNITIDGNGFYLTGNVSERSEYWEDTGIYALSGNFENITVKNVVITEWYYGIAVPLHWEDYEITNFSVINCTFLNNDWMGIGEMYVFGGEITNSTFKNSYYGVMLPYTENIIITGNEFSGNEYGLYAGGVNNWIYLNKFENNSQNIDFRSLSGNYFHSPVVKYEYNGKVYEGRVGNYYGEELGTSNAGIYDKPYGIEAMIRK